One stretch of Rathayibacter festucae DSM 15932 DNA includes these proteins:
- the lepB gene encoding signal peptidase I yields the protein MARTEKTTDGTARSRRSWYSHPLVTVLVAIVVIALVQTFFVKVYTVPTGSMENTLQGGGFFGDRILVDRTAALHGEPESEQIVVFSRDARWGATDAVGNPLSEAVKYFGDVTSIGPSHEEFLVKRVIATAGQTVSCCDAEGHVLVDGQPLAGDYVFEDFPFIPGTQDCDSQPASTRCFQEYTVPEDTLFVLGDHRSNSNDSLGDCRGAPGPIDSCVKTVPIERVVGRVFAVAWPLTRWRLF from the coding sequence ATGGCGCGCACGGAGAAGACGACGGACGGCACGGCGAGGAGCCGGCGGAGCTGGTACTCGCACCCCCTGGTGACCGTGCTCGTCGCGATCGTCGTCATCGCCCTCGTGCAGACCTTCTTCGTGAAGGTGTACACCGTGCCGACCGGCTCGATGGAGAACACCCTGCAGGGCGGCGGCTTCTTCGGCGACCGCATCCTGGTCGACCGCACCGCGGCGCTCCACGGCGAGCCGGAGTCGGAGCAGATCGTCGTCTTCTCGCGGGACGCGCGCTGGGGCGCGACCGACGCGGTCGGGAACCCGCTCTCCGAGGCGGTGAAGTACTTCGGCGACGTCACGAGCATCGGCCCGTCGCACGAGGAGTTCCTCGTGAAGCGCGTGATCGCGACCGCCGGCCAGACGGTCTCCTGCTGCGACGCCGAGGGGCACGTGCTCGTGGACGGGCAGCCGCTCGCGGGCGACTACGTCTTCGAGGACTTCCCGTTCATCCCCGGCACCCAGGACTGCGACTCGCAGCCCGCCTCCACCCGCTGCTTCCAGGAGTACACGGTGCCGGAGGACACGCTCTTCGTCCTCGGTGACCACCGCTCGAACTCCAACGACTCGCTCGGCGACTGCCGCGGAGCCCCGGGTCCGATCGACTCCTGCGTGAAGACGGTGCCGATCGAGCGGGTGGTCGGGCGCGTCTTCGCCGTCGCCTGGCCGCTGACCCGCTGGCGCCTCTTCTAG
- the infA gene encoding translation initiation factor IF-1: MAKKDGVIEIEGAVVEALPNAMFRVELTNGHKVLAHISGKMRQHYIRILPEDRVIVELSPYDLTRGRIVYRYK, translated from the coding sequence ATGGCCAAAAAAGACGGTGTCATCGAAATCGAAGGTGCGGTTGTCGAGGCGCTCCCCAACGCGATGTTCCGCGTGGAGCTCACCAACGGACACAAGGTTCTCGCCCACATCTCGGGCAAGATGCGTCAGCACTACATCCGCATCCTCCCCGAGGACCGCGTGATCGTGGAGCTCAGCCCCTACGACCTGACCCGCGGCCGGATCGTCTACCGCTACAAGTAG
- the rpmJ gene encoding 50S ribosomal protein L36 translates to MKVNPSVKRICDHCKIIRRHGNVMVICSSNPRHKQRQG, encoded by the coding sequence ATGAAGGTCAACCCCAGCGTCAAGCGCATCTGCGACCACTGCAAGATCATCCGCCGCCACGGCAACGTGATGGTCATCTGCAGCAGCAACCCCCGCCACAAGCAGCGCCAGGGCTAG
- the rpsM gene encoding 30S ribosomal protein S13 has product MARLAGVDIPREKRVEVALTYIYGVGRTSALKTLSDTGIDGDIRVKDLTDDQLVALRDYIEGNYKVEGDLRREVAADIRRKVEIGSYEGIRHRRGLPVRGQRTKTNARTRKGPKRTVAGKKKAGRK; this is encoded by the coding sequence ATGGCACGTCTGGCAGGAGTAGACATCCCGCGCGAGAAGCGCGTGGAGGTCGCACTGACCTACATCTACGGAGTCGGCCGCACCAGCGCGCTGAAGACGCTGAGCGACACGGGGATCGACGGCGACATCCGCGTCAAGGACCTCACCGACGACCAGCTCGTCGCGCTCCGCGACTACATCGAGGGCAACTACAAGGTGGAGGGAGACCTCCGCCGCGAGGTCGCCGCCGACATCCGCCGCAAGGTCGAGATCGGGTCCTACGAGGGCATCCGCCACCGTCGCGGCCTCCCGGTCCGTGGACAGCGCACCAAGACGAACGCTCGCACCCGCAAGGGCCCGAAGCGCACCGTCGCCGGCAAGAAGAAGGCCGGCCGCAAGTAA
- the rpsK gene encoding 30S ribosomal protein S11: MATPKSAARKPRRKEKKNIAVGQAHIKSTFNNTIVSITDPAGAVISWASSGGVGFKGSRKSTPFAAQLAAESAARQAQEHGMKKVDVFVKGPGSGRETAIRSLQAAGLEVGSINDVTPQAHNGCRPPKRRRV, from the coding sequence GTGGCTACCCCCAAGTCGGCCGCGCGCAAGCCGCGCCGCAAGGAGAAGAAGAACATCGCTGTGGGCCAGGCCCACATCAAGTCGACGTTCAACAACACCATCGTGTCGATCACCGACCCCGCCGGGGCCGTCATCAGCTGGGCCTCGTCCGGTGGAGTCGGCTTCAAGGGCTCGCGCAAGTCGACGCCGTTCGCCGCCCAGCTCGCTGCCGAGTCGGCCGCGCGTCAGGCGCAGGAGCACGGCATGAAGAAGGTCGACGTCTTCGTGAAGGGCCCGGGCTCGGGTCGCGAGACCGCGATCCGCTCGCTCCAGGCCGCAGGCCTCGAGGTCGGCTCGATCAACGACGTCACCCCGCAGGCGCACAACGGCTGCCGCCCGCCGAAGCGCCGTCGCGTCTAA
- a CDS encoding DNA-directed RNA polymerase subunit alpha has translation MLIAQRPTLTEENISEFRSRFVIEPLEPGFGYTLGNSLRRTLLSSIPGAAVTSIRIDGVLHEFTTVPGVREDVTEIILNIKGLVVSSEHDEPITAYLRKQGAGQVTAADISAPAGVEIHNPDLVIATLNDKAKFELELTIERGRGYVSATQNRSEFSEAGQIPVDSIYSPVLKVTYRVEATRAGERTDFDRLVVDVESKPAITPRDAIASAGRTLTELFGLARELNNAAEGIEIGPAPVDAVLSTELSMPIEDLDLSVRSYNCLKREGINNVNELVALSETQLMNIRNFGQKSVDEVKEKLTELGLSLKDSVPGFDGAHFYSYDDESI, from the coding sequence GTGCTTATCGCACAGCGTCCGACGCTCACCGAGGAGAACATCTCGGAGTTCCGTTCCCGCTTCGTCATCGAGCCCCTCGAGCCCGGCTTCGGCTACACGCTCGGCAACTCGCTGCGTCGCACCCTGCTGTCCTCCATCCCCGGCGCCGCTGTCACCAGCATCCGGATCGACGGAGTCCTGCACGAGTTCACGACCGTCCCGGGCGTCCGCGAGGACGTCACCGAGATCATCCTGAACATCAAGGGACTCGTCGTCTCCTCCGAGCACGACGAGCCGATCACCGCCTACCTGCGCAAGCAGGGCGCCGGCCAGGTCACCGCCGCCGACATCTCGGCTCCGGCCGGTGTCGAGATCCACAACCCGGACCTCGTCATCGCGACCCTGAACGACAAGGCGAAGTTCGAGCTCGAGCTCACCATCGAGCGCGGCCGCGGCTACGTCTCGGCGACCCAGAACCGCAGCGAGTTCTCCGAGGCCGGCCAGATCCCGGTCGACTCGATCTACTCGCCCGTGCTCAAGGTCACCTACCGCGTCGAGGCCACCCGCGCCGGCGAGCGCACCGACTTCGACCGCCTCGTCGTCGACGTCGAGTCGAAGCCGGCCATCACGCCGCGCGACGCCATCGCATCGGCCGGTCGCACGCTGACCGAGCTGTTCGGCCTCGCCCGCGAGCTGAACAACGCGGCCGAGGGCATCGAGATCGGCCCCGCGCCGGTCGACGCCGTCCTCTCGACCGAGCTGTCCATGCCCATCGAGGACCTCGACCTCTCGGTGCGTAGCTACAACTGCCTCAAGCGCGAGGGCATCAACAACGTCAACGAGCTCGTCGCCCTCTCGGAGACGCAGCTCATGAACATCCGCAACTTCGGTCAGAAGTCGGTGGATGAGGTCAAGGAGAAGCTGACGGAGCTGGGCCTGTCGCTGAAGGACTCGGTCCCCGGGTTCGACGGCGCCCACTTCTACAGCTACGACGACGAGAGCATCTAG
- the rplQ gene encoding 50S ribosomal protein L17: MPKPTKGPRLGGGPAHERLLLANLAAALFTHKSIKTTETKAKRLRPLAERLVTFAKRGDLHARRRVLATIGDKSVVHELFTEIAPLVAEREGGYTRITKIGPRKGDNAPMAVIELVLEPVTPKVKKSRTGAAPVSAPVEDENVVADAPAEDATVEEAPVADTTEADATVQDAPVEDAPVETTAETK; the protein is encoded by the coding sequence ATGCCCAAGCCCACGAAGGGCCCCCGCCTCGGAGGCGGTCCCGCACACGAGCGTCTGCTGCTCGCGAACCTGGCCGCGGCCCTGTTCACGCACAAGAGCATCAAGACGACCGAGACCAAGGCCAAGCGCCTGCGTCCCCTCGCCGAGCGTCTGGTGACGTTCGCGAAGCGCGGCGACCTGCACGCCCGCCGCCGCGTCCTCGCGACCATCGGCGACAAGAGCGTCGTGCACGAGCTCTTCACTGAGATCGCGCCGCTCGTCGCCGAGCGTGAGGGCGGCTACACCCGCATCACGAAGATCGGTCCCCGCAAGGGCGACAACGCCCCGATGGCCGTCATCGAGCTCGTCCTCGAGCCCGTGACGCCGAAGGTCAAGAAGTCGCGCACCGGCGCCGCTCCCGTCTCGGCTCCGGTCGAGGACGAGAACGTCGTCGCAGACGCCCCCGCCGAGGACGCCACTGTCGAGGAGGCGCCCGTCGCCGACACGACCGAGGCCGACGCGACCGTCCAGGACGCGCCCGTCGAGGACGCCCCGGTCGAGACGACCGCCGAGACCAAGTAG
- a CDS encoding tRNA pseudouridine synthase A: protein MLHRVRLDLAYDGTHFAGWALQPGLRTVQGVLEDALGVLLRSEERTVVTVAGRTDAGVHASAQVAHLDLTPQQWSRLNGSPRAGTEKVAPEVVLQRKLQGILGQYSDLSVHRVTRAPEGFDARFSARWRRYEYRLADRTSLRRPLERGFTTWINEAVDEGVMAQAAESLLGLHDYASFCRARVGATTIRSLLDFTWERDEDGVLHAHLRADAFCHSMVRALVGSCVAVGIGKLDAGELPLLRDAARRTNAFAVMPARGLILREVDYPEDSELAERAVLTRVKRTLPGGDAQGEDDE from the coding sequence GTGCTCCACCGCGTCCGCCTCGATCTGGCCTACGACGGCACCCACTTCGCGGGCTGGGCGCTCCAGCCCGGCCTCCGCACGGTGCAGGGCGTCCTCGAGGACGCGCTCGGCGTGCTGCTGCGCTCGGAGGAGCGGACGGTGGTCACCGTCGCGGGCCGTACCGACGCCGGCGTGCACGCGAGCGCTCAGGTGGCGCACCTGGACCTCACGCCCCAGCAGTGGTCGCGCCTGAACGGCAGCCCGCGGGCCGGCACCGAGAAGGTCGCGCCCGAGGTCGTGCTCCAGCGCAAGCTGCAGGGGATCCTCGGTCAGTACTCGGACCTGTCCGTGCACCGGGTGACCCGGGCGCCCGAGGGCTTCGACGCGCGCTTCTCCGCGCGCTGGCGGCGCTACGAGTACCGGCTCGCCGACCGCACCTCGCTGCGGCGGCCGCTCGAGCGCGGCTTCACGACCTGGATCAACGAGGCGGTCGACGAGGGCGTGATGGCGCAGGCGGCCGAGTCGCTGCTCGGCCTGCACGACTACGCCTCGTTCTGCCGCGCGCGCGTCGGAGCCACCACCATCCGGAGCCTCCTCGACTTCACCTGGGAGCGCGACGAGGACGGCGTGCTGCACGCGCACCTGCGCGCCGACGCCTTCTGCCACAGCATGGTGCGGGCGCTCGTCGGCTCCTGCGTGGCCGTGGGGATCGGCAAGCTGGACGCGGGCGAGCTCCCGCTGCTGCGCGACGCCGCCCGCCGCACGAACGCCTTCGCGGTCATGCCGGCGCGCGGCCTCATCCTGCGCGAGGTCGATTACCCTGAGGACTCGGAACTGGCCGAGCGGGCCGTGCTCACCCGGGTGAAGCGCACCCTGCCCGGCGGGGACGCCCAGGGGGAGGACGACGAGTGA
- the rplM gene encoding 50S ribosomal protein L13: MTRTFSPKPADVQHDWIVIDASDVVLGRLATHAAALLRGKHKPTFAPHMDMGDFVIIVNAEKVALTGQKLLQKKAYRHSGYPGGLTATTYAELLEKNPIRAVEKAIRGMLPKNSLGRAQLRKLKVYTGTEHPHAAQQPKAYAFTQVAQ; the protein is encoded by the coding sequence GTGACTCGCACTTTTTCTCCGAAGCCGGCTGACGTCCAGCACGACTGGATCGTCATCGACGCGTCCGACGTCGTGCTCGGCCGTCTGGCCACCCACGCCGCTGCGCTCCTGCGCGGCAAGCACAAGCCGACGTTCGCGCCGCACATGGACATGGGCGACTTCGTCATCATCGTCAACGCCGAGAAGGTGGCCCTCACCGGGCAGAAGCTCCTCCAGAAGAAGGCGTACCGCCACTCCGGCTACCCGGGCGGCCTCACGGCCACCACGTACGCCGAGCTCCTCGAGAAGAACCCGATCCGCGCCGTCGAGAAGGCCATCCGCGGAATGCTCCCCAAGAACTCCCTCGGTCGTGCGCAGCTGCGCAAGCTGAAGGTCTACACGGGCACCGAGCACCCTCACGCGGCTCAGCAGCCCAAGGCGTACGCCTTCACCCAGGTCGCCCAGTAG
- the rpsI gene encoding 30S ribosomal protein S9 → MAKIADQIDVAPESYSTESPATEASSTPRAVLNVSGAAVGRRKQAIARVRLVPGSGSLTVNAREFAEYFPNKLHQQLINDPFKVLDLLGSYDVVAKITGGGPSGQAGALRLAIARALNEIDRENNRAILKKAGFLTRDARVIERKKAGLKKARKASQFSKR, encoded by the coding sequence GTGGCGAAGATCGCAGACCAGATCGACGTGGCTCCCGAGAGCTACTCCACCGAAAGCCCGGCCACCGAGGCGTCCTCGACGCCCCGCGCCGTCCTCAACGTCTCCGGCGCAGCCGTGGGCCGTCGCAAGCAGGCCATCGCCCGCGTGCGCCTGGTCCCGGGCTCCGGCAGCCTGACCGTGAACGCCCGCGAGTTCGCGGAGTACTTCCCGAACAAGCTGCACCAGCAGCTGATCAACGACCCGTTCAAGGTCCTCGACCTCCTCGGCTCGTACGACGTCGTCGCGAAGATCACCGGCGGCGGCCCCTCCGGCCAGGCCGGTGCGCTCCGTCTCGCGATCGCGCGTGCGCTGAACGAGATCGACCGCGAGAACAACCGCGCCATCCTGAAGAAGGCCGGCTTCCTCACTCGCGACGCTCGCGTCATCGAGCGCAAGAAGGCCGGTCTCAAGAAGGCCCGCAAGGCGTCCCAGTTCTCGAAGCGCTAG
- the glmM gene encoding phosphoglucosamine mutase, translated as MPRLFGTDGVRGLANRDVTADLALGLAQAAARVLGAAARAEGRRPLAVLARDPRISGQFIGAAVAAGLASAGVDVLDAGVIPTPAAAYLIADESADFGVMISASHNPAADNGIKFFAAGGRKLPDELENRIEAALGVPPLTPLGPDVGRIRRFADAEDRYVLHLLGSLGSTRLDGLHVVIDCAHGAAAGISPEVFTDAGATVTVIGNDPDGININDGVGSTHLDHVAEAVREAGADLGIAHDGDADRCLAVDAEGRVVDGDQIMAILATSMARRGVLRENVLVATVMSNLGLKTAMADAGIRVIETGVGDRYVLEAMNEGGYSLGGEQSGHVIMSRFATTGDGVLTGLQLAAEVARTGKSLAELASVMRVFPQTLVNVRGVDREGVHDDAVIAAAIAEAERELGTGGRVLLRPSGTEPMVRVMVEASTKETADRLAESLAAVVLEQLRVAA; from the coding sequence ATGCCGCGCCTGTTCGGAACAGATGGCGTCCGTGGCCTCGCGAATCGCGACGTCACGGCCGACCTGGCCCTCGGCCTCGCTCAGGCGGCCGCCCGTGTACTCGGTGCGGCCGCCCGGGCGGAGGGCCGTCGGCCCCTCGCCGTCCTGGCCCGCGATCCTCGGATCTCGGGCCAGTTCATCGGTGCCGCCGTCGCGGCCGGCCTCGCGAGCGCCGGCGTCGACGTGCTGGACGCGGGAGTGATCCCGACGCCCGCCGCCGCCTATCTCATCGCCGACGAGAGCGCCGACTTCGGCGTGATGATCTCGGCGTCGCACAACCCCGCCGCCGACAACGGCATCAAGTTCTTCGCGGCCGGCGGCCGCAAGCTCCCGGACGAGCTCGAGAACCGCATCGAGGCGGCTCTCGGGGTCCCGCCGCTCACGCCGCTCGGCCCGGACGTGGGCCGCATCCGCCGCTTCGCCGATGCCGAGGACCGCTACGTCCTCCACCTGCTCGGCTCGCTCGGCAGCACCCGCCTGGACGGACTGCACGTGGTCATCGACTGCGCGCACGGCGCCGCCGCGGGCATCTCGCCGGAGGTCTTCACCGACGCCGGCGCGACCGTCACCGTGATCGGCAACGATCCGGACGGCATCAACATCAACGACGGCGTGGGATCGACCCACCTCGACCACGTCGCCGAGGCGGTCCGCGAGGCGGGCGCCGATCTCGGCATCGCGCACGACGGCGACGCGGACCGCTGCCTCGCGGTCGACGCCGAGGGGCGCGTCGTCGACGGCGACCAGATCATGGCGATCCTCGCGACGTCGATGGCGCGGCGCGGCGTCCTCCGCGAGAACGTGCTCGTCGCCACGGTGATGAGCAACCTCGGCCTCAAGACGGCGATGGCCGATGCCGGCATCCGCGTGATCGAGACCGGCGTGGGCGACCGCTACGTGCTCGAGGCGATGAACGAGGGCGGGTACTCGCTCGGCGGCGAGCAGTCGGGCCACGTGATCATGAGCCGCTTCGCGACGACCGGCGACGGCGTCCTCACCGGGCTGCAGCTCGCGGCCGAGGTGGCGCGGACCGGGAAGTCGCTCGCCGAGCTCGCCTCGGTGATGCGGGTGTTCCCGCAGACGCTCGTCAACGTCCGCGGCGTCGACCGCGAGGGCGTGCACGACGACGCCGTCATCGCGGCCGCCATCGCCGAGGCGGAGCGCGAGCTCGGCACCGGCGGGCGCGTGCTGCTCCGCCCCTCGGGCACCGAGCCGATGGTCCGCGTCATGGTCGAGGCCTCCACCAAGGAGACCGCCGACCGGCTGGCCGAGTCCCTCGCCGCCGTCGTGCTCGAGCAGCTGCGCGTCGCGGCCTAG
- the coaA gene encoding type I pantothenate kinase, with amino-acid sequence MSSSAREPGREAHPSPFVEIVRSDWAELARSTELPLSETEVVQLRGLGDRLSLTEVAEVYLPLSRLLTLYAGGARQLHRATSTFLGERARPTPFVIGVAGSVAVGKSTIARLLRELLARWDDTPRVELVTTDGFLLPNSELERRGLMSRKGFPESYDRRALLRFVSEVKGGAAEVRAPFYSHLSYDIVRDAEIVVRRPDVLIVEGLNVLQPPAPGHGLAVSDLFDFTVYVDARTSDIARWYEERFLALQQGAFASPNSYFHRYASLTPDEARERARSIWSSINEPNLLQNVRPTRSRASLVLRKQADHTVSSVLLRKI; translated from the coding sequence ATGTCCTCGTCAGCTCGCGAACCCGGGCGCGAGGCGCACCCCTCCCCGTTCGTCGAGATCGTCCGCTCCGACTGGGCCGAGCTCGCCCGCAGCACCGAGCTGCCGCTGAGCGAGACCGAGGTCGTGCAGCTGCGCGGGCTGGGCGACCGGCTGAGCCTCACCGAGGTCGCCGAGGTGTACCTCCCGCTGTCCCGGCTGCTGACCCTCTACGCCGGCGGCGCGCGCCAGCTGCACCGGGCGACGAGCACCTTCCTCGGCGAACGCGCGCGGCCCACCCCGTTCGTGATCGGCGTGGCCGGCTCCGTCGCTGTCGGCAAGTCGACCATCGCCCGCCTGCTCCGCGAGCTGCTCGCCCGCTGGGACGACACCCCGCGCGTCGAGCTCGTGACGACCGACGGCTTCCTCCTGCCCAACAGCGAGCTGGAGCGGCGCGGGCTGATGAGCCGGAAGGGCTTCCCGGAGTCGTACGACCGCCGCGCGCTGCTGCGCTTCGTCTCGGAGGTGAAGGGCGGGGCGGCCGAGGTGCGTGCTCCGTTCTACTCGCACCTCTCCTACGACATCGTCCGCGACGCCGAGATCGTGGTGCGGCGGCCCGACGTGCTGATCGTCGAGGGCCTGAACGTCCTGCAGCCGCCCGCGCCCGGGCACGGCCTCGCGGTCAGCGACCTCTTCGACTTCACGGTCTACGTCGACGCGCGGACGAGCGACATCGCGCGCTGGTACGAGGAGCGGTTCCTCGCGCTGCAGCAGGGCGCCTTCGCGAGCCCGAACTCCTACTTCCACCGCTACGCCTCGCTGACGCCCGACGAGGCGCGCGAGCGGGCCCGCAGCATCTGGTCCTCGATCAACGAGCCGAACCTGCTGCAGAACGTGCGGCCCACCCGCTCGCGCGCGAGCCTCGTCCTGCGCAAGCAGGCCGACCACACCGTCTCCTCGGTGCTCCTCCGCAAGATCTGA
- the glmS gene encoding glutamine--fructose-6-phosphate transaminase (isomerizing) — protein MCGIVGYVGARDSLAVLLGGLKRLEYRGYDSAGVAVIDADGRIDSRKRSGKLSVLVDDLEAHPIAQGTTGIGHTRWATHGGPTDRNAHPHLADDGRLAVIHNGIIENFQPLKEELLAEGAVFESETDTEVAAHLIAREHRRTGDLVLAFQAVVARLEGAFTLLALHQDQPGVVVGARRNSPLVIGLGDGENFLGSDVAAFVEFTRRAVAIGQDQIVTITPDEVTVTDFFGNAVETEPFEIAWDASASEKGGWSSFMAKEISEGPEAVAKTLLGRIQDGAIVLPELASLDATLTDIDRITVIACGTAAYSGMVAKYAIEKWARVPVEVELSHEFRYRDPVLTPRTLVVSISQSGETMDTLMAVKYAREKGAKTLSVCNTQGATIPRESDAVLYTHAGPEVAVASTKAFVAQIAALYLFGLHLAAVRGAATPELIASQAAQLAAIPEKLSRVLDASEAIAQLAGWMADTRAVLFLGRHVGYPVALEGALKLKELAYIHAEGFAAGELKHGPIALIEPGQVVFVIVPSPSESYELQRKVISNIQEIKARGARVIAIAEQGDAAAIQIADEVVPIPLADPLFEPLLAVTPLQMFAMELASAKGLDVDQPRNLAKSVTVE, from the coding sequence ATGTGTGGAATCGTTGGATACGTCGGCGCGCGCGACAGCCTGGCCGTGCTGCTCGGGGGACTGAAGCGACTGGAGTACCGCGGGTACGACTCCGCCGGTGTGGCCGTGATCGACGCCGACGGCCGGATCGACAGCCGCAAGCGCTCGGGCAAGCTCAGCGTCCTCGTCGACGACCTCGAGGCGCACCCGATCGCGCAGGGCACCACCGGCATCGGGCACACCCGCTGGGCGACGCACGGCGGCCCGACCGACCGCAACGCGCACCCGCACCTCGCGGACGACGGGCGCCTCGCCGTCATCCACAACGGCATCATCGAGAACTTCCAGCCCCTCAAGGAGGAGCTGCTCGCCGAGGGCGCGGTCTTCGAGAGCGAGACCGACACCGAGGTCGCCGCGCACCTGATCGCCCGCGAGCACCGCCGCACCGGCGACCTCGTGCTCGCGTTCCAGGCCGTCGTCGCGCGCCTCGAGGGCGCCTTCACGCTGCTCGCGCTGCACCAGGACCAGCCCGGCGTCGTCGTCGGCGCGCGCCGCAACTCCCCGCTCGTGATCGGCCTCGGCGACGGCGAGAACTTCCTCGGCTCCGACGTCGCCGCGTTCGTCGAGTTCACCCGCCGCGCGGTCGCGATCGGGCAGGACCAGATCGTCACCATCACGCCGGACGAGGTCACCGTCACCGACTTCTTCGGCAACGCCGTCGAGACCGAGCCGTTCGAGATCGCCTGGGACGCGTCCGCCTCCGAGAAGGGCGGCTGGTCGAGCTTCATGGCCAAGGAGATCAGCGAGGGCCCGGAGGCCGTCGCCAAGACGCTCCTCGGCCGCATCCAGGACGGCGCGATCGTCCTGCCGGAGCTCGCGTCGCTCGACGCGACCCTCACCGACATCGACCGCATCACCGTGATCGCCTGCGGCACCGCCGCCTACTCCGGCATGGTCGCCAAGTACGCCATCGAGAAGTGGGCGCGCGTGCCCGTCGAGGTCGAGCTGAGCCACGAGTTCCGCTACCGCGACCCGGTGCTGACCCCGCGCACCCTGGTCGTCTCGATCAGCCAGTCCGGCGAGACCATGGACACGCTGATGGCCGTCAAGTACGCCCGCGAGAAGGGCGCGAAGACGCTCTCCGTCTGCAACACCCAGGGCGCGACGATCCCGCGCGAGTCCGACGCCGTGCTCTACACCCACGCCGGCCCGGAGGTCGCGGTCGCCTCGACCAAGGCGTTCGTCGCCCAGATCGCGGCGCTCTACCTCTTCGGCCTGCACCTGGCCGCGGTGCGCGGCGCGGCCACGCCCGAGCTGATCGCCTCGCAGGCCGCCCAGCTCGCGGCGATCCCGGAGAAGCTCTCGCGCGTGCTCGACGCCTCCGAGGCGATCGCCCAGCTCGCCGGCTGGATGGCGGACACCCGCGCGGTGCTCTTCCTCGGCCGCCACGTCGGCTACCCGGTGGCCCTCGAGGGCGCGCTCAAGCTCAAGGAGCTCGCCTACATCCACGCCGAGGGCTTCGCCGCGGGGGAGCTCAAGCACGGGCCGATCGCGCTGATCGAGCCGGGCCAGGTCGTCTTCGTCATCGTGCCGAGCCCGAGCGAGTCGTACGAGCTGCAGCGCAAGGTGATCTCGAACATCCAGGAGATCAAGGCGCGCGGCGCCCGGGTGATCGCGATCGCCGAGCAGGGCGACGCCGCCGCGATCCAGATCGCCGACGAGGTCGTGCCGATCCCGCTGGCCGACCCGCTGTTCGAGCCGCTGCTCGCGGTGACGCCGCTGCAGATGTTCGCGATGGAGCTCGCCTCGGCGAAGGGCCTCGACGTCGACCAGCCGCGCAACCTCGCCAAGTCGGTCACGGTCGAGTGA
- a CDS encoding holo-ACP synthase has translation MIVGIGVDVVDLARFERAISRTPRLRERLFAESERDLPTASLAGRFAAKEALIKALGDSAGARWHDMVVERDEHGNPSFVLHGAARAAAESRGIARVHLSMSHDAGVACAFVVAES, from the coding sequence GTGATCGTCGGGATCGGCGTGGACGTGGTGGACCTCGCGCGCTTCGAGCGGGCGATCTCCCGCACGCCCCGGCTCCGCGAGCGGCTGTTCGCCGAGAGCGAACGCGACCTGCCGACGGCCTCGCTGGCCGGACGGTTCGCGGCGAAGGAGGCGCTGATCAAGGCGCTCGGCGACTCGGCCGGCGCGCGCTGGCACGACATGGTGGTCGAGCGGGACGAGCACGGGAATCCGTCCTTCGTCCTGCACGGTGCGGCTCGAGCGGCGGCGGAGTCGCGCGGGATCGCGCGGGTGCACCTCTCGATGAGCCACGACGCCGGGGTCGCCTGCGCGTTCGTGGTGGCCGAGTCGTGA